In Desulfobulbaceae bacterium, a single genomic region encodes these proteins:
- a CDS encoding nucleotidyltransferase domain-containing protein, translating to MNHDIIREICDRQPVIIAAYLFGSRAKGDFRPESDIDLAVLLDHNSKSSFDLLSFINEVERETRLRADVVILNNAGEVLKYQVRKYGQLLYDRIPNIRKKFEIGSRKYFEDFLYLHKKYSEKVLYKR from the coding sequence ATGAATCACGACATTATTAGGGAAATTTGCGACAGACAACCTGTAATTATTGCTGCGTACCTCTTTGGTTCTCGGGCTAAAGGAGATTTTCGACCGGAAAGTGACATAGATTTAGCTGTGTTACTTGATCATAACTCAAAAAGTTCTTTCGATCTGCTTTCGTTCATTAATGAAGTGGAAAGGGAGACAAGATTAAGAGCTGATGTCGTGATTTTGAATAATGCTGGTGAAGTTTTGAAGTATCAGGTTCGTAAATATGGACAGCTCCTTTATGATCGAATACCGAATATAAGAAAAAAATTCGAAATTGGCAGTCGTAAATACTTTGAAGATTTTCTTTATTTGCACAAAAAATATTCTGAGAAGGTGCTCTACAAAAGATAA
- a CDS encoding DUF86 domain-containing protein: MVDRLLVERILNDLASFVADLQEVSGTPFDQFVKNKQLKRFIERTLHISIEAIIDIAQHIISDERFREPESYKDTFSILHENNIVSDELLVKLQNMAAFRNLLVHYYEKIDDEIIFGILKKNLGDFEAFSNQISVFIQRKS, encoded by the coding sequence ATGGTCGATCGCCTATTAGTTGAACGTATATTGAATGATCTTGCGTCGTTTGTTGCAGACTTACAAGAAGTTTCGGGTACACCATTTGATCAATTTGTAAAAAACAAGCAATTAAAGCGTTTCATAGAAAGGACCCTACATATTTCAATTGAAGCCATTATTGATATCGCGCAGCATATAATTTCCGATGAAAGATTCAGAGAGCCTGAAAGCTATAAAGATACTTTCAGTATTTTGCATGAAAACAACATTGTCTCTGATGAACTATTGGTAAAACTGCAAAATATGGCAGCTTTTCGTAATCTCTTAGTTCATTACTACGAAAAGATAGATGATGAAATAATTTTTGGTATATTGAAGAAAAACTTGGGTGATTTTGAAGCGTTTTCAAATCAAATAAGTGTATTTATCCAGCGAAAGTCTTGA